The following coding sequences lie in one Bacteroides helcogenes P 36-108 genomic window:
- the rpsE gene encoding 30S ribosomal protein S5 — translation MAGLNNRVKITNDIELKDRLVAINRVTKVTKGGRTFSFSAIVVVGNEEGIIGWGLGKAGEVTAAIAKGVESAKKNLTKVPVLKGTVPHEQSAKFGGAEVFIKPASHGTGVVAGGAMRAVLESVGVTDVLAKSKGSSNPHNLVKATILALSEMRDARMVAQNRGVSMEKVFRG, via the coding sequence ATGGCAGGACTTAATAATAGAGTTAAGATTACAAACGATATAGAGCTGAAAGATAGATTAGTTGCTATTAATCGTGTAACCAAAGTAACCAAGGGTGGTAGGACTTTTAGTTTCTCTGCTATTGTGGTAGTAGGAAATGAAGAAGGTATTATCGGTTGGGGGCTTGGCAAAGCTGGCGAAGTAACTGCCGCTATTGCTAAGGGTGTTGAATCTGCAAAGAAGAACCTGACTAAAGTACCTGTACTGAAAGGTACGGTTCCTCACGAACAGTCTGCTAAGTTCGGTGGTGCTGAAGTATTCATTAAACCTGCCTCTCACGGTACTGGTGTTGTAGCAGGTGGAGCAATGCGCGCAGTGCTTGAAAGCGTTGGTGTAACAGATGTTTTGGCTAAGTCAAAAGGTTCTTCCAACCCGCACAACTTGGTGAAAGCTACTATCTTGGCATTAAGTGAAATGCGCGATGCTCGTATGGTTGCTCAAAACAGAGGAGTTAGTATGGAAAAAGTATTTAGAGGATAA
- the rpmD gene encoding 50S ribosomal protein L30 translates to MSTIKIKQVKSRIGAPADQKRTLDALGLHKLNRVVEHECTPSILGMVDKVKHLVTIVK, encoded by the coding sequence ATGTCGACTATAAAGATTAAACAAGTTAAAAGTAGAATTGGTGCTCCTGCTGATCAAAAGAGAACTCTCGATGCACTGGGACTTCATAAGTTGAATCGTGTGGTTGAACACGAATGTACTCCTTCAATTCTTGGAATGGTGGATAAGGTTAAACACTTGGTTACCATTGTTAAGTAA
- the rplO gene encoding 50S ribosomal protein L15, with the protein MNLSNLKPAEGSTKTRKRIGRGPGSGLGGTSTRGHKGAKSRSGYSKKIGFEGGQMPLQRRVPKFGFKNINRVEYKAINLDTIQKLAEDKNLQTVGINDFITAGFISASQLVKVLGNGTLTAKLDVQAHAFSKTAVAAIEAAGGQVVKL; encoded by the coding sequence ATGAACTTAAGTAATTTAAAACCTGCAGAGGGATCTACTAAAACAAGAAAGAGAATCGGACGTGGTCCGGGTTCTGGCTTGGGAGGTACTTCTACCAGAGGTCATAAAGGAGCTAAATCAAGATCTGGATACTCTAAGAAAATCGGTTTTGAAGGTGGTCAGATGCCTCTTCAACGTCGTGTTCCTAAGTTTGGCTTTAAAAATATCAATCGCGTAGAGTATAAGGCCATCAACTTGGATACAATTCAGAAACTGGCCGAAGATAAGAATTTGCAAACTGTAGGTATCAATGACTTCATCACTGCCGGTTTCATTTCTGCAAGCCAGTTGGTAAAAGTATTAGGTAACGGAACTTTGACTGCTAAGTTGGATGTACAAGCACATGCATTTTCTAAGACTGCTGTTGCTGCCATCGAAGCTGCTGGTGGACAAGTAGTAAAACTCTAA